The Elaeis guineensis isolate ETL-2024a chromosome 13, EG11, whole genome shotgun sequence genome includes a region encoding these proteins:
- the LOC105032794 gene encoding uncharacterized protein, whose amino-acid sequence MKNLTFRRFYTSFDHANRNCRSNRATSSSFLPIPHRTIPEPRGQDHDFVAIAHSHLVHGEWPKLAALAAGLTPFRTNHLLLRIQRDPVLSLEFYDWAALHQPSSQNLDTHSIILHILTKAKKFKSAESILRELLIPRTQNSSQELFDAILYSYRLCDSTPGVFDSIFKAYAHLKKFRNATDTFFRMRDYGFLPNIRSCNAFMSSLLDLGRSDIVLAFYREMQRCRMSPNVYTLNMVMCALCNLGNLEKALELFGKMETLGFSPTVSSFNILVAAHCKNGLMGAATKVKNGMGKKGLEPNVVTYNTLIHGFCKERKLQDANKVFNEMKAANVSPNTVTYNTLINGYSPINNSEMGMRLYEEMLKSGVEADIITYNALIMGLCNEGKTKKAAYFVKELDKENLVPNASTFFALISGQCKRQNSERAFQMYKAMKRSGCHPNYDTFKLLISTFCKNKDFEGAIEVLMDMLEIWMAPDEDLLAELFEGLLLSGKSYLANRLQLGAARGRLIPEVYFDSLFSSNQFELRS is encoded by the coding sequence ATGAAAAATCTCACCTTTCGCCGCTTCTACACCTCCTTTGATCATGCTAATAGGAACTGTAGATCCAATCGCGCGACGAGCTCTAGCTTCCTCCCAATCCCCCACCGAACAATCCCAGAGCCACGGGGCCAGGACCATGACTTTGTCGCCATCGCCCACAGCCACCTTGTCCACGGTGAGTGGCCCAAGCTCGCTGCCCTTGCCGCTGGCCTCACCCCCTTTCGGACCAACCACCTCCTCCTCCGAATCCAGCGTGACCCCGTCCTCTCCCTCGAATTCTATGACTGGGCCGCCCTCCACCAACCCAGCTCACAAAACCTAGACACTCACTCCATAATCCTCCACATCCTCACCAAGGCCAAGAAATTCAAGTCTGCCGAGTCGATTCTCCGAGAATTGCTCATCCCCAGAACCCAAAATTCCAGTCAGGAGCTCTTCGATGCCATACTCTACTCGTACCGCCTTTGTGATTCGACGCCGGGCGTCTTCGATTCGATATTCAAAGCCTACGCCCACCTGAAGAAGTTCAGAAACGCCACCGACACGTTTTTCCGGATGAGGGACTATGGATTCCTTCCAAATATCCGATCTTGCAATGCTTTCATGAGCTCGCTGCTTGATTTGGGTCGGTCCGACATCGTTTTGGCTTTCTATCGGGAGATGCAGCGGTGCCGGATGTCACCGAATGTCTATACTCTGAACATGGTCATGTGTGCTCTCTGTAACTTGGGGAACTTAGAGAAGGCTTTGGAGCTGTTTGGGAAAATGGAGACTCTGGGGTTTAGTCCCACCGTTTCTTCGTTCAATATTTTGGTCGCCGCACACTGTAAGAATGGGCTTATGGGTGCTGCTACGAAGGTCAAGAATGGTATGGGGAAGAAGGGTTTAGAACCAAATGTGGTGACCTACAATACACTCATTCATGGGTTCTGTAAGGAAAGGAAATTGCAAGACGCCAATAAAGTTTTCAATGAGATGAAAGCCGCCAATGTGAGCCCGAACACTGTGACTTACAATACTTTGATCAATGGTTATAGTCCGATTAACAACAGTGAGATGGGTATGAGGCTTTATGAGGAGATGTTAAAAAGTGGGGTGGAGGCTGATATAATAACATACAATGCTCTAATTATGGGTCTCTGTAATGAAGGGAAGACAAAGAAGGCTGCCTACTTTGTGAAGGAGCTTGACAAAGAGAACCTTGTTCCAAATGCATCGACTTTTTTTGCTCTTATATCTGGGCAGTGCAAGAGGCAAAATTCAGAGAGGGCATTTCAGATGTATAAGGCCATGAAAAGGAGTGGTTGTCATCCAAATTATGATACGTTCAAGCTGTTGATATCTACCTTTTGCAAGAACAAAGACTTTGAAGGGGCAATTGAAGTGCTGATGGACATGTTGGAGATATGGATGGCTCCTGATGAGGATTTATTGGCTGAACTTTTTGAGGGGCTTCTTTTATCTGGAAAGAGCTACTTGGCCAATAGGTTGCAATTGGGGGCTGCTAGGGGAAGGCTTATTCCGGAGGTATATTTTGATAGTTTATTTAGTTCCAATCAATTTGAGTTAAGAAGCTAA